A stretch of the Flavobacterium sp. 5 genome encodes the following:
- a CDS encoding RagB/SusD family nutrient uptake outer membrane protein, translating into MIYILIIFKKLLHKSAKELTANSCFLIAVCLTLAGCDSFVEVDLPASQLTAKTVFEDAGTANAAMEGLYAKMRDGGLLNGNSNGVSCNLGLYADEFDYYYAYDVSNFYTNSLFPGELGVNDIWNKSYSQIYSANAVLEGLDNSISIAEANKKQLQGEAIFVRALLHFYLLNLYGDIPYITTTDYLLNSKVSRMPADKIYSLILMDLNKAVELLSEDYVSPERILPNRSTAKALLARVYLYMGMYPEASNAASSVINNPLYSWETDLDKIFLKESRTTIWQFMPNTSDSNTAEGSLYIFTSGPPPVVGLKPDFVNAFEAGDLRKTHWTTEVTDGVSTWYHASKYKQQSTTPSSVEYSIVFRLAEQYLIRAEARAYQGDLIGAKEDLNVIRTTAGLTNTTAVTAEEIITDILNQRRFELFTEFGQRFFDLKRTGKLDETLSASKTGWNTTDSLWPLPALELNSNPNLNPQNPGY; encoded by the coding sequence TGATATATATACTTATTATTTTTAAAAAGCTACTTCATAAAAGTGCTAAAGAATTGACTGCTAATAGTTGTTTCCTTATAGCGGTATGTCTAACACTAGCTGGCTGCGACAGCTTTGTGGAAGTGGATCTTCCTGCTTCACAACTGACAGCCAAAACCGTGTTCGAAGATGCAGGAACTGCTAATGCCGCAATGGAGGGTTTGTATGCCAAAATGAGAGATGGCGGCTTGTTAAATGGAAATTCAAATGGTGTTTCCTGTAATCTTGGCCTCTACGCCGATGAATTTGACTACTACTACGCATATGACGTAAGCAATTTTTATACCAATTCGCTATTTCCTGGTGAACTAGGTGTAAACGATATCTGGAACAAGAGTTACAGCCAGATTTATAGCGCCAATGCAGTTCTTGAAGGATTGGATAATTCCATATCCATTGCCGAAGCCAATAAAAAACAGTTGCAAGGGGAAGCTATCTTTGTGAGGGCATTGCTTCATTTTTATCTGTTAAATCTTTATGGCGATATTCCTTATATCACCACAACGGATTATCTGCTGAACAGCAAAGTGTCCAGAATGCCAGCCGATAAAATCTACAGCCTAATTCTGATGGACCTGAACAAAGCTGTTGAATTACTATCAGAGGATTATGTTTCGCCTGAGCGCATTCTTCCCAACCGAAGTACTGCTAAAGCACTTTTGGCAAGGGTCTATTTGTATATGGGAATGTATCCTGAAGCATCCAATGCCGCCTCTTCTGTGATTAATAATCCACTCTATAGCTGGGAAACGGATTTGGATAAAATCTTTCTAAAAGAAAGCCGCACTACAATCTGGCAATTTATGCCTAACACATCCGACAGCAATACTGCTGAGGGAAGTCTTTACATTTTTACTTCTGGTCCACCACCGGTCGTGGGGCTTAAACCGGATTTTGTAAATGCTTTTGAAGCGGGTGATCTGAGAAAAACACATTGGACAACTGAAGTGACTGACGGAGTCTCAACTTGGTACCATGCCTCTAAATACAAACAGCAATCCACCACTCCAAGCTCGGTAGAATATTCTATAGTGTTTCGTTTGGCTGAGCAATACCTAATCCGCGCCGAAGCCAGAGCGTATCAGGGCGATCTGATAGGTGCTAAGGAGGATCTAAATGTGATTCGAACTACTGCGGGACTTACCAATACAACTGCAGTTACCGCTGAAGAAATTATAACCGATATTCTCAATCAGAGGCGGTTTGAGTTGTTTACTGAATTTGGGCAGCGTTTTTTTGATCTGAAACGAACCGGAAAACTTGACGAGACCTTGTCTGCTTCTAAGACTGGCTGGAATACCACCGATAGTTTGTGGCCATTGCCTGCCCTTGAATTGAACTCCAATCCGAATCTGAATCCACAAAATCCAGGATACTAA
- a CDS encoding S9 family peptidase, with protein MKAMLIVRKKIDFEILSLVLATLLLLLSCPCMGQVQQKKALTENDYQRWGTLEVKAISDQGKWASYAMRYENHSDTLFVQNIAKNKSYVFPKGNDGRFGGEQLFAFLAPDSKLKVMELPTGKIAVYDNVKRYELAKDGQYIITLNKGYGEKCLMQIRNPNGKVIDSIDGISEYVLNADKDAIVYASSQKDYSEIGIIHFTLYSHTAVSKANGSHFFNLMWAKDSKSVAFLRETDSATKEVTVNYYRIADKKLFSLDYASKADSKNMEVFKRTTYAISDDGKKVFFMLAKKKDPNLEKPDVPEIWHGNDKWLYADRQRQQTEGDIPKVALWYPETGLCLQISDDELPSIMLSGQQQYAVLYNKFSYGLQSKYYEEADFYLTNLKDGSKELILKKQSVDLNQMGFDPFSNRILYYRESNWWLYDPVKKTHTNLTKKVAIHWDNYNTSDAPHQFGAYGNPGWTNDGKNVLLYDAYDIWLVAIDGSSCKRLTRGYEKNLVYRITPIEYDWRSQSNYDGRKPTIFDLSEDLLLEATNSENWSTGYFIYNDKSKEQPIVYEASKIDEIRKSKNSAYIFQTQTFNQSPRLEFRRKNQTASKILFQSNKPQKEYSFGKSELLYYYNSKGQKLKAALFYPANYDPTKKYPMVVHIYDVMSDELHQYVNPSFLNREGFNVTNYTLNGYFVLMPDIIYQMGNPGSSAVDCVTAGVNAVTGKGLVDKDKIGLFGHSFGGYETNFIISQTNIFKAAVSGAGVSDIISYYFNISRNGYFQSDMWRFENQQFRIGKSLYEDKEAYVSNSPIMHAENVKTPLLLWAGKNDRIIPWNQSIAFYLALRKLEVPTQMHVYPDEDHSLENPENQKNLSQRMMEWFDYWLKGEAEFKAVSKETE; from the coding sequence ATGAAAGCAATGCTTATAGTAAGAAAAAAAATTGACTTCGAAATTTTGAGTTTAGTATTGGCTACACTTCTTTTGTTACTGTCCTGTCCCTGTATGGGGCAGGTACAACAAAAGAAGGCATTAACCGAGAACGATTACCAGAGATGGGGAACACTAGAAGTAAAAGCCATTTCTGACCAAGGGAAATGGGCAAGTTATGCGATGCGTTACGAAAACCACAGTGATACTTTATTTGTGCAGAACATCGCTAAAAATAAAAGCTATGTTTTCCCAAAAGGAAATGACGGTCGTTTTGGAGGGGAACAACTCTTTGCTTTTCTAGCTCCCGATTCAAAACTAAAAGTAATGGAGCTGCCCACAGGCAAAATTGCGGTTTATGACAATGTTAAGCGGTATGAGCTGGCAAAGGATGGCCAATATATAATCACCCTGAATAAAGGTTACGGTGAAAAATGCCTGATGCAGATCCGCAACCCAAATGGTAAGGTGATTGACAGTATTGACGGTATCTCTGAATATGTGTTAAATGCAGATAAGGATGCGATTGTGTATGCTTCGAGTCAAAAGGATTATAGCGAGATAGGGATTATTCATTTTACCCTCTATTCACATACTGCTGTTTCAAAAGCAAACGGCAGTCACTTTTTTAACTTGATGTGGGCTAAGGACTCTAAATCGGTGGCTTTTTTACGGGAGACAGATTCAGCTACTAAGGAAGTTACCGTGAATTATTATAGAATTGCTGATAAAAAGCTCTTCTCACTGGATTATGCCTCTAAAGCGGATTCAAAGAATATGGAAGTTTTTAAAAGGACCACATATGCCATTTCCGACGATGGAAAAAAAGTTTTTTTTATGTTAGCCAAAAAGAAGGATCCTAATTTAGAAAAGCCGGATGTGCCTGAAATTTGGCACGGCAACGACAAATGGCTTTATGCAGACAGACAACGGCAGCAGACTGAGGGCGATATTCCCAAAGTAGCTCTCTGGTATCCTGAAACGGGTTTATGTTTACAGATCAGCGATGACGAGCTACCGTCAATCATGCTGAGCGGACAACAGCAGTATGCTGTTTTATATAATAAGTTTTCCTATGGCCTGCAATCGAAATATTATGAAGAAGCGGATTTTTATTTAACCAATCTAAAGGATGGTTCCAAGGAGCTGATACTGAAAAAGCAATCCGTTGATTTGAACCAGATGGGCTTTGATCCTTTCAGCAACAGAATACTGTATTATCGGGAAAGTAATTGGTGGTTGTATGATCCTGTGAAAAAAACACATACCAACCTGACCAAAAAAGTTGCAATTCACTGGGACAACTATAATACTTCTGATGCTCCCCATCAATTTGGAGCCTATGGCAATCCGGGCTGGACCAATGATGGAAAGAATGTTTTATTGTATGATGCCTATGATATCTGGCTGGTGGCTATCGATGGTTCTTCTTGTAAGCGATTAACCAGAGGATACGAGAAAAACCTAGTTTACAGGATAACTCCCATTGAATATGACTGGCGATCACAGAGTAACTATGATGGAAGGAAACCCACCATTTTTGATCTATCCGAAGACCTACTGCTCGAAGCCACCAATAGTGAAAACTGGTCAACGGGATATTTTATTTACAATGATAAATCGAAAGAACAACCCATAGTATATGAAGCCAGTAAAATAGATGAAATCCGCAAGAGTAAAAACAGTGCTTATATCTTCCAGACTCAAACTTTCAATCAGTCGCCGCGATTGGAATTCAGAAGGAAAAACCAGACCGCTTCCAAAATTTTATTTCAGTCCAACAAACCGCAAAAAGAGTATTCTTTTGGAAAATCTGAATTACTGTATTACTACAATAGTAAAGGTCAAAAACTAAAAGCGGCGCTGTTCTATCCTGCCAATTATGACCCAACAAAAAAATATCCAATGGTAGTCCATATCTATGATGTAATGTCTGATGAACTTCATCAGTATGTCAATCCCAGCTTCTTGAATAGGGAGGGGTTTAATGTAACCAATTATACGCTCAATGGTTATTTTGTGCTGATGCCCGATATCATCTACCAGATGGGTAATCCTGGAAGTTCGGCCGTTGATTGTGTAACAGCCGGAGTCAATGCGGTTACAGGCAAAGGATTGGTGGATAAAGATAAGATCGGTTTGTTCGGGCATTCTTTCGGGGGTTATGAAACCAATTTCATCATATCGCAGACCAATATTTTTAAAGCCGCCGTTTCCGGAGCCGGAGTGAGCGACATCATTTCTTATTACTTTAATATCAGCAGGAATGGTTATTTTCAGTCTGATATGTGGCGATTTGAAAATCAGCAGTTCCGCATTGGAAAATCGCTGTATGAAGATAAGGAAGCATATGTCAGCAACTCACCCATTATGCACGCCGAAAACGTAAAAACCCCGCTGTTGCTATGGGCAGGTAAAAATGACAGGATTATTCCGTGGAATCAAAGCATTGCCTTTTATCTAGCGCTTCGAAAATTGGAAGTTCCAACACAGATGCACGTTTATCCTGACGAAGACCATTCACTAGAGAATCCAGAAAACCAGAAGAATCTCAGTCAGCGAATGATGGAATGGTTTGATTATTGGCTGAAAGGGGAAGCTGAATTTAAAGCAGTATCAAAAGAAACGGAATAG
- a CDS encoding MauE/DoxX family redox-associated membrane protein, translated as MRFNIKIQNLFLEFICLLYIILFVYAAVSKLLDFENFQAQLGQSPLLSPFADFVSITVIVLELIIAVLLSVPRFRYFALCAAVALMSMFTTYIVIILHFSYFIPCSCGGILEKLGWKEHLIFNLAFLFLAIFAILLRSMNSRILIRLSLLVLGSVLVITGLFLFSEDIMQKENPFIRRFPQATAAKVGSIDLRNTSYYVAGTNKNKIYLANRLAPLQILEIDSNLKSKKKYTIQLDRENFNFKAVEIRINAPYFYVIDGTVPVIYRGLISHWKAKVMMEKQFYFSDIVFINDEQLAFRTQKPPTGENILGIANNYENPKIKYNPQVLQKQMEGIFDTDGTLQYSATLHKLIYTYYYRNQYIITKENLTVEHRANTIDTTTKAKLEVIKIKQSGDIKLAAPPYMVNRHTTVRGNLLFVNSLLRGKYEEIDVWKYASVVDVYDLSKQTYLLSFYVYDEEAGRMKNFFAGDSAMYILSGHYMLKYGYGKRIQSKI; from the coding sequence ATGAGATTCAATATCAAAATACAGAACTTGTTTTTAGAGTTTATTTGTTTGCTCTATATTATACTTTTTGTCTATGCAGCAGTCAGTAAACTATTGGATTTTGAAAACTTTCAGGCTCAGTTGGGACAGTCTCCCCTTTTAAGTCCCTTTGCAGATTTTGTGTCTATTACAGTAATTGTTCTGGAACTGATTATTGCAGTTCTACTGAGTGTCCCTAGATTTAGATATTTTGCTTTATGTGCTGCAGTAGCCTTGATGAGTATGTTTACTACTTATATAGTTATCATACTGCACTTCAGTTATTTTATTCCCTGTTCATGCGGTGGTATTTTGGAAAAGTTAGGATGGAAAGAACATCTTATTTTTAATCTGGCATTCCTGTTTTTGGCAATATTCGCCATTTTATTGCGATCCATGAATAGCCGCATTCTGATTCGACTATCCTTATTAGTTTTAGGAAGTGTTTTGGTCATTACAGGATTATTTCTTTTCTCGGAAGACATCATGCAAAAGGAAAACCCTTTTATTAGACGCTTTCCACAAGCGACAGCAGCCAAAGTAGGCAGCATTGATTTAAGAAATACATCTTATTATGTTGCTGGTACTAATAAAAATAAAATTTATTTAGCCAATCGTTTGGCACCTCTCCAAATTCTTGAAATTGATTCCAATCTAAAAAGCAAAAAGAAATACACCATCCAATTGGACCGTGAGAATTTTAATTTTAAGGCAGTCGAGATTCGGATTAACGCTCCATATTTCTATGTAATTGATGGGACGGTTCCTGTCATTTACAGAGGTTTGATTTCCCACTGGAAAGCCAAAGTAATGATGGAAAAACAATTCTATTTTTCAGATATAGTCTTTATCAATGATGAGCAGCTGGCTTTTAGAACCCAAAAACCTCCGACAGGAGAAAATATTCTGGGGATTGCCAACAACTATGAGAATCCAAAAATCAAATACAATCCACAGGTTCTGCAAAAACAGATGGAAGGAATTTTTGATACCGATGGTACACTACAATATAGCGCCACATTGCATAAACTGATTTACACTTACTACTATCGCAACCAATATATTATTACAAAGGAAAACCTAACCGTTGAGCATCGTGCCAATACCATTGACACTACTACTAAAGCAAAATTAGAAGTGATAAAAATAAAACAATCCGGGGACATAAAATTGGCAGCACCACCGTATATGGTTAATCGTCACACAACAGTACGGGGTAACTTACTTTTCGTTAATTCCCTGTTACGAGGCAAATATGAAGAGATTGATGTGTGGAAGTATGCTTCTGTAGTTGACGTTTATGATTTGTCAAAACAGACTTATCTTTTGAGTTTTTACGTGTATGATGAAGAAGCGGGGCGAATGAAAAACTTTTTCGCTGGCGATTCAGCGATGTATATCCTTTCGGGACATTATATGCTGAAATACGGATACGGGAAAAGAATCCAATCCAAAATTTAG
- a CDS encoding AraC family transcriptional regulator has protein sequence MKAYNKERIVTIHQMLFEMARGNFSSSIPLSSNEDELETLVALINMVAEEMKESIFNVGYVNAHRKLQFIAQSSLVLDASFSIKSFTPEIAYFLGYSESELIDLPLAGIITTVSLQQLYDVLDANVSLPTTIALDFTPNKHLPVSVSCTIGKLVNSSEIILNFVTPARKDSYRPLMYENENEKYFKTRKADALLIQKLYDYILAHLEEPLPSLKVLSSEFGTNEHKLKDGFRHFFKTSIYQFYNDERLKRAYFMIEHTTIPLKNISVMNGFNDYPNFSKSFKKRFGFSPYEIKRNETGSTSILEG, from the coding sequence ATGAAAGCGTACAATAAAGAACGTATTGTTACCATTCATCAAATGTTATTTGAGATGGCACGTGGCAATTTTAGCAGTAGCATTCCCTTAAGCTCCAATGAGGACGAATTGGAAACGCTAGTTGCTTTAATTAATATGGTCGCAGAAGAAATGAAAGAGTCGATTTTTAATGTCGGCTATGTTAATGCCCATAGAAAACTTCAATTTATAGCTCAAAGTTCACTTGTTTTGGACGCCTCTTTTTCTATCAAGAGCTTTACTCCTGAAATTGCTTATTTTTTAGGTTATTCGGAATCTGAATTGATAGACCTGCCTTTGGCGGGCATTATTACTACAGTTTCTTTGCAACAACTTTATGATGTACTCGATGCAAATGTTTCATTGCCTACAACTATTGCTTTAGATTTTACACCTAATAAACATTTGCCTGTTTCTGTTTCCTGTACTATTGGAAAGTTAGTTAATAGTTCGGAAATTATATTAAATTTTGTTACTCCTGCCCGTAAAGATTCTTATCGTCCTTTGATGTACGAAAATGAAAACGAGAAATATTTTAAAACTCGAAAAGCTGATGCACTATTGATTCAGAAACTTTATGACTATATATTAGCACACCTTGAAGAACCGCTTCCATCGCTAAAAGTGCTTTCATCTGAATTTGGTACTAATGAACATAAATTAAAAGATGGCTTTCGTCATTTTTTTAAGACCAGTATTTACCAGTTTTATAATGATGAGCGTTTGAAAAGAGCTTATTTTATGATTGAACACACTACGATACCTTTGAAAAATATATCGGTGATGAATGGTTTTAACGATTATCCCAATTTTTCAAAATCCTTTAAAAAACGATTTGGTTTTTCTCCATATGAAATAAAGCGAAATGAAACCGGTTCTACTTCTATACTGGAAGGTTAA
- a CDS encoding aminotransferase class I/II-fold pyridoxal phosphate-dependent enzyme, producing MAKIRHNNFIDTVDEVFSEAKKEGILHLYAEDKVLTGRTIQIKGKEMFHFGTTGYLGLEQDIRLKEAAITAIRNYGTQFPLSKSYISHPLYSELESKIEQMYGIPPIITKNSTLGHLAIIPTLIRDEDAVIIDHQVHWSVQNACQLLKLRGIPVEMIRHSNLDMLEDKIKQLSTKCNKIWYMADGVYSMFGDYAPIPELLALTQKYTQLNLYFDDVHGMSWKGKNGTGFIFDAIKELPENCIVVSTLSKTFGASGATLFCKNQKLRDKIKNFGGPLTFSAQLEPASVAAAIASADIHLSPEIQLKQKDLADKIAHFNQLLTLGSLPIISKNDSPVFFLGMGTPATAYNFSKRLFKEGFFLNLGIYPAVPIKNTGIRITLSSHNQQQDITALSEALEFHFPKALEETNNSENKIRQAFGIDSKKVEKIVDSNNQQLFIEEKNTIQDIEKSEWNQYMGKYNIFDWEGLVYLENTFSQHPDPTNQWDFYYYTIKDNKGDTILMTFFTYALWKDDMLATESVSIHLEEIRKTNPLYLTSRVLNMGTLFTEGKHCFINQEHPLAEKALKLLLDKLEEKYNALNADMLVLRDFEKDNCFNKTIVDQGYFKIDMPESCVVQNHVWHTYEEFTETLSPRSRKHFSKEIEPYEKYYDVTIKDKLSKSETERAYQLYHNVKDNNYAINTFKYSQEVFENMNESQNWEFILLALKTETENPFVGVMFCYKNNNHTYVPELIGMDYKWAKEYQLYRQLLFQTIKRANELQFQKIDFGVSASFEKRKLGAQIIPKVAYVQARDNYAMEVMNTLQNDYKSIAK from the coding sequence ATGGCAAAAATTAGACACAATAACTTTATCGATACTGTGGATGAAGTTTTTTCGGAAGCAAAGAAAGAAGGCATACTGCACTTATATGCAGAAGACAAGGTATTAACAGGCAGGACAATCCAAATTAAGGGAAAAGAAATGTTTCATTTCGGGACAACTGGTTATCTGGGACTCGAACAAGATATTAGACTGAAAGAGGCAGCAATAACAGCCATACGTAATTATGGTACGCAATTCCCCCTTTCAAAATCATATATTTCACATCCATTATATAGTGAATTGGAAAGTAAAATCGAACAAATGTATGGTATACCACCTATTATAACCAAGAACAGTACATTGGGGCATTTAGCTATTATCCCAACGCTCATTAGAGATGAGGATGCAGTAATAATAGATCACCAGGTCCACTGGAGTGTGCAAAATGCTTGTCAACTTTTAAAACTGCGAGGAATTCCGGTAGAAATGATCAGACACAGCAATTTGGATATGTTGGAAGATAAAATAAAACAACTAAGTACTAAATGCAACAAAATTTGGTATATGGCCGATGGAGTATATTCCATGTTTGGGGATTATGCACCCATACCTGAATTATTGGCTTTAACTCAAAAATACACACAGCTAAATCTTTATTTTGATGATGTTCATGGAATGAGTTGGAAAGGCAAAAACGGTACTGGTTTTATTTTTGATGCTATCAAAGAATTACCTGAAAATTGCATTGTAGTGAGTACACTAAGTAAAACCTTTGGAGCCAGTGGGGCAACATTATTTTGCAAGAATCAAAAATTGAGAGACAAAATCAAAAATTTTGGAGGACCCTTAACTTTTTCCGCTCAGTTGGAACCAGCGTCTGTTGCAGCAGCAATTGCCTCTGCAGACATACATTTATCTCCTGAAATACAATTGAAACAAAAAGATTTGGCGGATAAAATTGCTCACTTCAATCAATTATTGACATTAGGAAGTCTTCCAATAATTTCAAAAAATGATTCACCAGTTTTCTTTTTAGGAATGGGTACACCCGCAACTGCTTATAACTTTTCGAAACGTTTATTCAAGGAAGGATTTTTTCTAAATTTGGGGATTTATCCTGCCGTACCAATCAAGAATACCGGAATTAGAATTACGCTATCCAGTCACAATCAGCAACAGGACATTACAGCCTTGTCCGAAGCGTTGGAATTCCATTTTCCTAAAGCGTTGGAAGAAACAAACAACAGTGAAAACAAAATCAGACAGGCTTTTGGAATTGACAGTAAAAAAGTAGAAAAGATTGTCGACTCAAATAATCAGCAACTTTTTATTGAAGAAAAAAATACCATTCAAGATATCGAAAAATCAGAATGGAATCAATACATGGGAAAATATAATATTTTCGATTGGGAAGGACTGGTTTATTTAGAGAATACATTCAGCCAGCATCCAGACCCGACAAACCAATGGGATTTTTATTATTACACTATTAAAGATAATAAAGGTGATACAATACTTATGACCTTTTTTACTTATGCCCTTTGGAAAGACGATATGTTGGCAACTGAATCTGTCTCCATCCATTTGGAAGAAATTAGAAAAACCAATCCCTTATACCTCACTTCAAGAGTATTGAATATGGGGACTCTATTTACTGAGGGAAAACACTGTTTTATCAATCAAGAACACCCTTTGGCAGAAAAGGCGTTGAAACTTCTTTTGGATAAATTAGAAGAAAAGTACAATGCTTTAAACGCAGATATGTTAGTTTTAAGAGATTTCGAAAAAGACAATTGCTTCAACAAAACAATTGTAGATCAAGGATATTTTAAAATAGACATGCCTGAATCTTGTGTAGTTCAAAACCATGTTTGGCATACCTACGAAGAGTTTACAGAAACATTATCTCCGCGTTCCCGTAAACATTTTAGTAAAGAGATAGAACCTTATGAAAAGTACTATGATGTTACAATAAAAGATAAATTGAGCAAATCAGAAACAGAAAGAGCATACCAACTATACCACAATGTAAAAGACAATAATTACGCTATCAATACATTTAAATATTCTCAAGAAGTTTTCGAAAACATGAATGAAAGTCAAAACTGGGAGTTCATATTATTAGCATTGAAAACAGAAACAGAAAATCCATTTGTAGGAGTTATGTTTTGCTACAAAAATAATAATCACACCTATGTCCCGGAATTAATAGGGATGGACTATAAATGGGCTAAAGAATACCAACTCTACAGGCAACTGTTATTTCAAACCATAAAAAGAGCTAATGAACTGCAGTTTCAAAAAATAGATTTTGGAGTATCAGCTTCCTTTGAAAAAAGAAAATTAGGAGCCCAAATAATTCCAAAAGTAGCCTATGTTCAGGCAAGAGACAATTACGCGATGGAAGTTATGAATACTTTGCAAAATGATTACAAATCAATTGCAAAATGA
- a CDS encoding RteC domain-containing protein yields the protein MITNQLQNDEGILTTNIKKMFEKAIESFNTVCNEILEANETMQNKACNGIVLCNKTLTNLKEIVDKNDFNTVPEEIDFFKNIKPVPMSLLIYFTEVRSCELRMPKAGNTYKVQFLQKELRKINKFFYRNADFVHYMEQGYCYLDHQFFTRNHRDNFPFTPMTDYYQFPEFSTSQDMLWAKVKAMYRFIHYIRQALKRLKVDDSEIFEEKKHKVLVWTGPKTALTELIYALFSNGTINHGAADINSITASFEDFFNIKLDNIYKTYTEIKARKSSKTKFLEELTLNLQQKMSREDQE from the coding sequence ATGATTACAAATCAATTGCAAAATGACGAAGGCATATTGACAACTAATATTAAAAAGATGTTTGAAAAAGCAATTGAATCATTTAATACTGTCTGTAATGAAATTTTAGAGGCAAACGAAACAATGCAAAATAAGGCTTGCAATGGAATTGTATTGTGTAATAAAACATTAACGAACTTAAAAGAGATAGTCGATAAAAATGACTTCAACACTGTTCCAGAGGAGATTGATTTTTTCAAAAATATCAAACCCGTTCCTATGAGTTTATTGATTTATTTCACCGAAGTACGCTCCTGTGAATTAAGAATGCCTAAGGCGGGCAACACTTATAAGGTCCAATTCCTCCAAAAAGAACTGCGAAAAATCAATAAGTTTTTTTACAGAAATGCCGATTTTGTGCATTATATGGAACAAGGATACTGTTACCTAGACCATCAATTCTTTACCAGAAACCATCGGGATAATTTTCCTTTTACCCCCATGACAGATTACTACCAGTTTCCCGAATTTTCAACATCACAAGACATGCTTTGGGCAAAAGTAAAGGCAATGTACCGATTCATTCACTACATCCGGCAAGCACTAAAAAGACTAAAAGTCGATGATTCCGAAATATTTGAAGAAAAAAAACACAAAGTATTGGTATGGACAGGGCCAAAAACAGCTTTAACAGAATTGATTTATGCATTGTTTTCTAATGGGACAATTAATCATGGTGCTGCAGATATTAATAGTATAACAGCATCCTTTGAAGATTTTTTCAACATCAAACTAGATAACATCTATAAAACCTATACCGAAATCAAAGCCCGTAAAAGCAGTAAGACAAAATTTCTAGAAGAATTAACGTTAAACTTACAGCAAAAAATGTCGAGAGAAGACCAAGAGTAA
- a CDS encoding helix-turn-helix domain-containing protein → MNIDRIEFMAWMERIMERFDILMELVSGAKNQSAIIDGEELLDNQDILQMLKISTRSLQRYRSSGKLPYYTISGKIYYKLSDVHQFIRESFTASMPKVKANGRQIVPINDI, encoded by the coding sequence ATGAATATTGACAGAATAGAATTTATGGCTTGGATGGAGCGAATAATGGAGCGGTTCGACATCCTTATGGAATTGGTAAGCGGGGCTAAAAATCAAAGTGCTATTATTGATGGAGAAGAGCTACTGGACAATCAGGATATTTTGCAAATGTTGAAGATAAGTACACGATCCCTACAGCGCTATCGTTCCTCCGGCAAGCTTCCCTATTATACAATTAGTGGGAAAATTTATTATAAGCTCTCAGATGTGCATCAGTTCATCAGAGAAAGTTTTACCGCTTCCATGCCCAAAGTAAAAGCCAACGGGCGACAAATAGTGCCAATAAATGACATTTAG